A genome region from Cervus elaphus chromosome 18, mCerEla1.1, whole genome shotgun sequence includes the following:
- the LOC122674557 gene encoding histone acetyltransferase KAT6A-like isoform X2, protein MGLICASLVMSDVEPVFGCSLANDPGLKGDVAGVMGSVPPETFQQVAHADGPQPPPAAPRPGPGADRGHSEPHILPQAPRSRLPSAPPHEPALWPISPHSYYCPCSGPIQVSTLTVSWSKQC, encoded by the exons ATGGGGTTGATTTGCGCTTCCCTggtgatgagtgatgttgagcctgTTTTTGGGTGCTCGTTGGCCAACG ACCCTGGACTGAAAGGCGACGTGGCAGGGGTCATGGGCTCCGTGCCCCCTGAGACCTTCCAGCAGGTGGCTCACGCTGACGGGCCACAGCCTCCACCAGCTGCACCCCGTCCGGGGCCTGGAGCGGACAGAGGACACAGCGAACCCCACATTCTGCCCCAGGCTCCCAGATCTCGGCTCCCCTCCGCCCCACCACATGAGCCAGCGCTGTGGCCCATCTCCCCACACAGCTACTACTGCCCCTGCTCTGGGCCCATCCAGGTCTCCACTCTGACCGTCTCCTGGAGCAAACAAT GTTGA
- the LOC122674557 gene encoding histone acetyltransferase KAT6A-like isoform X1, giving the protein MGLICASLVMSDVEPVFGCSLANDPGLKGDVAGVMGSVPPETFQQVAHADGPQPPPAAPRPGPGADRGHSEPHILPQAPRSRLPSAPPHEPALWPISPHSYYCPCSGPIQVSTLTVSWSKQCEYDPLTPAPSSWDAPHLERQAP; this is encoded by the exons ATGGGGTTGATTTGCGCTTCCCTggtgatgagtgatgttgagcctgTTTTTGGGTGCTCGTTGGCCAACG ACCCTGGACTGAAAGGCGACGTGGCAGGGGTCATGGGCTCCGTGCCCCCTGAGACCTTCCAGCAGGTGGCTCACGCTGACGGGCCACAGCCTCCACCAGCTGCACCCCGTCCGGGGCCTGGAGCGGACAGAGGACACAGCGAACCCCACATTCTGCCCCAGGCTCCCAGATCTCGGCTCCCCTCCGCCCCACCACATGAGCCAGCGCTGTGGCCCATCTCCCCACACAGCTACTACTGCCCCTGCTCTGGGCCCATCCAGGTCTCCACTCTGACCGTCTCCTGGAGCAAACAATGTGAGTATGACCCCCTCACCCCGGCCCCGAGCTCATGGGACGCACCACATCTGGAGCGGCAGGCACCCTAG